The following proteins are co-located in the Hemiscyllium ocellatum isolate sHemOce1 chromosome 27 unlocalized genomic scaffold, sHemOce1.pat.X.cur. SUPER_27_unloc_4, whole genome shotgun sequence genome:
- the LOC132808246 gene encoding probable G-protein coupled receptor 139 produces MAIAFADFLVIFTGCILNRIGRIYLRYTILSAFPVCAFSAVLVYISRDGSVWLTVAFTIDRFVAIACPSLSTRYCTEKTALLVIGVICSLFCSKNIPLYFVTQPLVILEGMPWFCGIKPMFYTSPAWQAYHYLDRVLTPLLPFFLILLLNALTVRHILVVNAARRRLRGSLNGEDHEMAKRKRSMVLLYAISISFLLLWGTYVGRFLYIQITGKDYFGGLDFNNPQYILSEMTNMLQLLSSCNNVFIYAISQNKFREEMKKVLMCPLLLITSCFKCRKTQQKITT; encoded by the coding sequence ATGGCGATAGCTTTCGCTGATTTCCTTGTTATATTCACCGGGTGCATTCTGAACAGGATCGGTCGCATTTATCTTAGGTACACAATCCTATCTGCTTTTCCAGTGTGTGCGTTtagtgcagttttggtctacaTCAGCCGTGATGGATCAGTCTGGCTGACAGTAGCCTTCACCattgatcgttttgtggccatcGCCTGCCCGAGTCTGAGTaccagatactgcactgagaaaactgcaTTGCTCGTCATAGGCGTGATCTGCTCCTTGTTCTGCAGCAAGAACATCCCTCTGTACTTTGTCACTCAACCCTTGGTTATACTGGAAGGGATGCCTTGGTTCTGTGGCATCAAGCCGATGTTCTACACTTCACCTGCCTGGCAGGCCTACCACTACCTTGACCGTGTCTTGACTCCACTCCTTCCGTTCTTTCTCATTCTCCTGCTTAACGCCCTCACTGTTCGGCATATTTTAGTGGTCAATGCGGCACGCAGGAGGCTCCGTGGCTCTCTGAACGGTGAAGATCACGAGATGGCCAAACGCAAGAGATCTATGGTTCTGCTGTACGCCATCTCCATCAGCTTTCTACTCCTGTGGGGCACATATGTCGGAAGATTCCTCTACATTCAGATTACAGGGAAGGACTACTTTGGTGGCCTAGATTTCAATAACCCACAGTACATTCTCTCAGAGATGACAAATATGCTCCAGTTACTTAGTTCGTGCAACAATGTCTTCATCTATGCGATATCTCAGAATAAGTTCCGAGAGGAAATGAAGAAGGTGCTAATGTGTCCTCTTCTCTTAATCACCAGTTGTTTCAAATGTCGAAAAACGCAACAGAAAATCACCACATAA